The Cryptomeria japonica chromosome 9, Sugi_1.0, whole genome shotgun sequence DNA segment ataaaacatgaagttaaattgtagaatttataaaaaaattaccttcactatctcatcacaagggacccaaaagccttgctcatcaaaaatgcagtctgccatatctatccctgcaggggtggtagcataggatgaggaagaccactcctcaccaacaatcatacgtctcaaggcagacttagacctaagcatggattgcaatgtgaggaagtttgtggcaaatcttgtgattcctggacgagctaactccttctgctctgtgtattgtctcataagagccaacacccatgaatgattatatacaaatttgcagacatttcttgccctttctacacatctcttgacccatgggatttttccaatatcctccaacatgaggtcaatgcaatgagcagcacatggagtccaaactatagatgggtgcctctccatcaatagtctacctgcagcaacataatttgttgcattgtaaattgtaattaatggaggtacaaactacaagatagtaattaatttgcaaacaaaaatagtttgtaatcaaaagtttacccgcagcaacataatttgctgcattgtcggtcaccacctgtaccacgttctcctcacccacatcttcaatcacctcctctatctgctcacataggtaggtggcattcttgcaatgggcggaggcatcaatggacttgatgaaaacggtgccccctgaaataaaaaaataaagctaggtcgatgatcattcaataaaccattagataaaaaataaaaaattaaagactatatgaaactaaaattaattaatcacatgcggaagaaacaagaaaattaaggagagttctatttctcctatccgtccaaccatcagtcatgatggtgcaacctttagtgctccatatctggcgttgttcatctaaatcctttttcacatcatccaccatttgagacaaaatgggtcccctcaaatcactctcactaggggctttgaaccccgccccgcatatggtaatggcatcaaccatttgttgccaataaggagacctgtcgcaaagaaactcaatgagataagttaagtataaaaattcaatgagataaagttaagtataaaaattaaaacaatcaaagttatcaaacataaaagttagtaaaacattcacctggctacaaagaatggaatacagctgtagctccaaaacctgccaactgccattttagcagcatcatggacctctttgttccaacccatgccctcaagcgacggttgggacccaggagtagtgcgaggcacaaagaaggaatccaacctagatttacgaatcctaggtccaatggtaacattcccactacaactactagtggtaggagcatgagaagtggcggtggcactgccacttatagaagcagaatCAGAAACGGAAGCACCGatagtagcaaactgagtgggacgatatggaggtaaggaagaagggcctccaacacaacctaactgtgcccctcttcctaaaactgtctctctcccaatggccgctcgatcctccttttgtttctttttcctttcaatctcctcaaccattacataacaatcacgtacggcctcaaggactgcttttaggcatggttcggcatcatgtccacgcacaccagcaatatggtatttcagcctatatatacctccatggaatattgttttgcaaaacattcattttgtttgcccctttccttgccttgaaaaatcctcatgatatttccaagcagggtcctttctaatggggggtctagaagctgaagtagacattttaggatagttttgtgaaacttgaagttgaggcaaattgaaataataaagtgaagtttgctgcaataaaacattacaaatacaaaataaaattaatacatattacatacattcaaaaaaactaaagtagggtttgtcaaaccctactttaaaaaaaaaagaaatttacaaaccctacatagtacaacactacaactacatactacatgctacatacacacatacaaaagattttgaaagaagatgtaaaactttcaaaataaatggatacaaaatggaatttttgcatacaagaaacaaactaatcttcaaaaaaacaactgtacctcttacaacaagcttgaaacgagctgcaaagtcttcctatccaactcttgatgcaccaaatcgaaacacaatgcagctccaatgtgacaaattgaagaaaacttgagcttcctccttgctggtttttcttctatgcaccctttttttcttcccaactcactttactccttttttttgcaagtgaatgaaatgaaagtcacttttagggataGAAGATAATTAACATAAAAAAACGAACTTCAAAAAactttgcaatattttttttttttgtgtttttagttGGCCCACGCCGGCCGAGTCTGGGGCTCGGGACTCGCTGAGTTTGGCGAGTCTGGCGATTTTACTCTCCAGACTCGGACgggtccgagtccgagcccctgggactcgccAGGCCtgactcgtactcggactcgccgagtctaggcgagtcccgtttctctgaTTCAGATCCAAACTCTACATTTTATGGTCATACTTCAAGTAATAATATCCGGGTATGTAAAATTTGATGTGTATACTCACCTAATTAATGTATGAAGCTGTTTTGATTTATATTTCAGTCTGAGAACATTTATATCAGTCAAATAAATGTTTTTCTCAGTTTTGAATTTTGGACTCAAAAGTTGTTATTTAGTGCCTATGGTTATAATCTTCATAGACAGCATAATAGTTTGCATGCCAACTGTTGAGTTAATGTCCAGTTGCTGTAGGTGCATATTTACATAGCGTGGATCATCTATATACATTCAAAAAGACAAAAGAATTGCACTTACATTTTAGTTCTTTTCCTAGACATCTTAGTAATCTTTTGAAATCATTTAAATAACATGTGACATCATTCCAAACAAAGCCAAACAAACTGAAAAAGAACAGCATGTACAGACTTTGCtagacaagtgtttgacaatattccttggagttcaaataagcaaaacagggtcagattagatAAGGGATATTACAAttttgcattggttttgttattTAAACAAAGCTGAGGTGTGGCGAGAATGTGTATGGGTTATAGTGTCCTAACTAATTAAAGATGAATGTCCTATACGTATAATAGAGATAATGTTGTATAGGACCTTAAGGGAGGTATAATCTTGTGTAAAATATACTTTGAATGTGAATGTTTTCAGTTTAGGATCAAGGATGCAAATGTACGTAGGACTACCTTCACAATGAAGATGGAAGTTTCGTATTTTCAGTGGTTCCTTTTAGACTTCGTAATACCACAAATACTTTAATGAGAATGATGAACAATATATTTTGTCCTCATAGGCTATTTACTATTATATAAATAGAAGAGAAAGACTTCAGCTTTGCAAAGCCTCAAACAAGCAATGCATTCTCATTCTATTTATGCTTATTAAATAGTCTTATAAAGGGAAGCGAAATTGGTTATCCAGGGAATAACCTACCCAAGTAAACAAAAATGGAATCGCAACAAAGTAATGAACAACTCTCCTAATTTGGGTgttattttaaaactttaaaccaCTTATATGAAAAGTAGGCCAAGTGACATGTACCCTATACCAAATTCTTTATTTAATCAACTAATGACTGATACATCTATAATTTATCTAACATAAGCATCTTTATTGTTGTATTTACAGATGACACTGAATTTCCGTGAAAGGGACAGAAAGAGTATCTTGAAATAGACACTGAATTTACAAATGAACCATTCACCAAtttgtcaaaattcaaaatttaggaaATTTATTTCAGATGTATAAGTACTGACCCTAAACTTCAAAATGGTTTAAAATTTTAAAGTGCCAACCAATATAAATGAGATTGAGATTAGGAGCTTTTTAGGTATGTCTACTTGGATTGTCCAAGATAGGTTTACTTCTAGGAATTATTCAGGAAAACAAAAAGATTTTACAGGATGTATGAATAAACAAACTCTTTTTTCTCTTCAGATAATGCACGGTGAAAGCTTCAAGATGAACATTACCAAGACCAACAGAATCTGTCACATATCACACAAACACTAATGGTTGTGCCATATAAATAGTGTTACTTGGAAATGGTAGGGTTCTAGCCAATGAAAACCAAACAATCAATTGCTTGCAAACTTAAGCATCCTAGTTTGGAGGAACAGCTCTAAATAAAAGGATCAAAAACGACCTGGTTTCTGTCTATCTCACCTTTTTCTCTTTCTATGCATCATATGGTTGATCAGTTATTTTGCTAGCCAATGCGAGTATTTTTCACATGCTTCATAGTTTTTAATATCTTCTCTTTAGGTATTTGGATTATTATGATATTTGATTAGTTTGTTTCTGATCCAACTGTTCCTTGCATAGCATCTACATTTCAACACTTAAGCTTGTCTTTGTTATATGTGTATCTTTTGAGCAGGAAGATTGGGAATTGGTGAAGGAAATGAGTGAAACACATTCATCAGTTATTCCAAACTTTGGTCTCCACCCATGGTATTTTGCAATGTTGATACACTTACTAATTTTTATTCTCCGAGCTATGCTTGATATATGGCAGTATTTTCTTAACATTTTTTATGGACAGGTAAAAGGATTGTTATAATATCAGATTTCTTAAGGTGGTGACTATTAGCCAATGAAAATGACATGTGCATTGCTGTATATCTAATAGGTTTGCTGGAAAGTGCACTTCCAACTGGTTACCTATATTGAAGGGCTTTTTTGAGGCAGTACCTTCAGCAGCAGTAGGCGAAGTATATATTTCGTATACTTCCATTTTGTACTGGAGATTTTTGTTTCTATTAACACAACAATATAAACACTTTTTTTTTAACATCTCTATGTAATTTGTTTGCTGGATTTTTCAATTGTAAAACGATTCTTTTTTCTTGAGTTTCACTAATACATAAAGTCATCTACTCAAACTGATGTTTTTATTTATTGATAATTTTCTGTTTGAGTTCACAAGGAATCGTCATATTATAGAGGAAGCATTCACTATATTCAAAGTAAATTTATTTCTGGTCAATTGTTCAACATATAACAAACATTCACTATGTTCTGACAACTGAGATAGTGCTGTTATAGTCAACTTGTTTGAAACTAATGTGCTCTAAAAACTGGCATAATGCTTGCTTAATGCTGTTGACAGTCAACTTGCTTGAAACTGTTTGTCTTACCCATCATGCCTGTAATAACAATTCACGTGTTTGGTATCACTTACACATTTTATCAGCACATATTTCTATGTTATTTATTTCCCTTTTTTCAAAAGCAAAGCAATCCTTTGTCTGAAATTTTAAAATCCATCTTTGTGCACTTTGCAAGCTATTCTCATTCAAAAATAATAAGATAAAGCTATATTTTCTTTTTTTGTCAGCTCTGTTGTAGTTTTATATCATTAACAATTGCATCTCTTGAGGAAGCACTACATTGACGTTTGTATTCATTGGTAGTTTAGTTGCTTGAGTTTCAAAAGAAATCCTCATCTTACAGAGTAACCATTGACTATATTATGTTAATTTTATTTCTGGTCACTTGTTCAACTTATATTGAATAACCCACTATGCTGAAACAGCTATGGTACTGCTTCTAACTGTCAAGCTGTTTAAAAGTAATTGTTTTTCAATCTgggaaaatgtaatgtcccctaaatTTGGACCTTGGaatataattaaatgattaaaattatgttgttgaaaataagtaaacttaatgataattaattttaattatttaataagctCATAAAATAAATAATTCCTAAGTTTTAGGTGACCTCGTTTATGTCAATGGGAAATTATAAGAGGGCCATATTATTATTTCCCAAGTTAaagtttaaaattaaaaagaaacGAAAATATAAAAACGAGAGGGGAATGTAAAAAGGAGACTTTGAAGAGTTTCTCCAGTGGGTTATGAAAGAGTGGTGAGAGGCTCATTTGAAGCATGCAGAGTTTATTCTTTCCTTCGCTTGAAACCCTTGTGGTTCTGGAGTTGGAATTCATTCCATCTCAGCCTcttgatgtaatgtcccctttctaggtgaCAGGAGAAGAGTAGTGGGATGGTCTATTATTTGGATTCCGTAGGCCATCAGGatgtgttgtgcgaatcgcacacccatccccgtcttggacagggaccccccagtttgtgcctttttgtcctgccctgaaatttggctaagtctggaatttcctgatcctgaaatttggctaactctgaaaaactgaggaaacctccaaaaactagaatttgcaatataactcctggaggtctgaaaccactctcaaacatcctgaaagtatatatggaatataacttaaagcacttatacttaaatgttatattccatatgctcaatttCGGACCCAGAAGCCCAAAAAGTTGAAAAAGTGAAAACTTGCCAAAAGGCCCTTCACGCCCGAAATTTACCTTAAGTTGCCAAAAGACCCTCACGCCCCGAAAATCACTTTAAatgtccattttcggaccctggggcgaaatgtTTAAAAAATGCAATTTTGCAAAATATGTTACAAGGTTCGAAAACCACTTAAGCGTCCTCATTTTTGGACCCTCGGAGGTAAATGGAAAGTGCGTCGagtttagaaaaaagaaaaaacgtGTTTCAGATCCGAAATTCGCCAAAAGCGCTTCAAGCCCCGAAAATCACTTTaagtgtccattttcggaccctaggaCAAAATTAGAAAATGTGAAATAGTGCGAAATGTTTCGAAAAACTCCTCCAGCTCCGAAGTTCGCTTTATAACCCCAAATTCGGACCCCTGCTCCGAAATTTGGAAGTGCATCGATTTCGCAAAAAAAGGTCCAAATGGTCCGAAGTCTTCTTAAATTGGCAAAAGTGTTTCAAGGTCCGAAACTTCAGATAGAAGGTTAAAATCGCGAAAACTCAGAAATTTGTAAAAATGCCTTAAAACCCCCGAAATTTGCAAACGCGTTTATAGATCCGAAGTTTTACAAAGCGCCAAATGGCCCGAAGTTTTCTTTTAAATTCCAAAAATGCCAGAAGGTCTGAAAATGCTTAAAAAGTTTGTAAAAAACTCCTCCAGCTCCGAATTTCGCCCAAAACATCAATTTCGGACCATGGGGCCAAAATTTAATATTTGGAAGAGTTGCAAAATTCCCCAGATGGCCCGAAATTCACCTTAAGTCCatcaatttcggaccctggggggcTAAATTGGAGAATATGATGGAATTGCAGAATGGCGTCTAAGTTCTCCGAAATTTACCAGAAAagcatgagagttagagttttaaaatttgcagaagttcttcaaacctccagaatcgcgccataaacccatttaaaacgtccaagactccaaaggtaaaatcacgcagaagtaaaagaccaaggatcagatttcacattcgaagagaaaggagaagcattttcaagatacatctcacaaagagcttctcaagccagacgtcgtaattaaatttaatgtttgttaaattaaattatttaatttttcaaattgattcaaTGAAATAAATTGGTTgattgatcgcaggacgtcatcgaagaaccaggagaaaaaaaaaaaacctcaaacgcaaatcaaggaaggatcgcAATCCAAAGCCAGGTGCTAaagattggaaaagaaaagatgcaagagcGCGAGAACAACCgagcattgggaaccgtgccgttgaacaaagatgaagtccaccggcGAAATTGAAGGCAAAAAGCAAAAGAACACTCAGTCTATGCATTCTCGAGAAAAGAGACACAGATGGATTTAATTCAAGGAATTCAATTCCTAAAAAgctgaaattgctttattgtaaactgcctatgggtcccgtgcaagatatttttgtggataactattcccaaccaccaagaagattggataaacctgaattaaagccaaaagTGGTTGGTAGTTGAGATATTGGTTGGCTGGATAACTGAGAATTTattgggcatgggttaaagctgtcaACTTCTGGAAGACAGATccggacccttggatgcagtccatcctggcctctgattcaaaattgtaatatctataaaaggcagaggcctttcttttgtaaaaggTTAGAGATTGTTAGATAGTTAGGTAGTTAGATAGTGAGATAATCAGAGCTTGTTAGATAGCTAGATTTTAGAGTTAGagtaggttagatcttagcagtagcatagagatgctgcagaaattgttgtaataggcagatgagatcaatatataaacattgatttggtgtatattgtcttgttttcatcctgtttgcatggtttcttttagTATTtcagatagatctttctattttgggtgtgcaggtatttgatagattcgggctcataccactgaggatatgttgattgtgtatccttttgtgtggttaacctgggccttcgattgtgcttagttcaattgcagatgtccgtctgagctgcaccagaattgggtgcttagccatgtGTCTCCAATAtgaaaatcttccaagttcctTTGAAGATCGCACCGTTCctacaaggttgtgagctattctggccaagcaggaattggttatgtggaatccgtctacccgcatacccgtgttgttagttttagatctcctaaccctttccttttgttcTTTATTGCGTAATttgagaatcacagcagactagcttgttgcaaatcgtaagtccccttgtgtttccagcaaaaacacatcaagccactgagagatcccgcagtcaagacctgacaaaagaaaccttgaggtagtctcctttgatcaaacttagaaaacaacattagagacttccttatctcaagagagagtaggataatcagtcggctattctattctgcgttggccgtatggagtttgcagcaatgcgatttcatccacgtcaacagGATGCAAAGGGATTCCTTTCAGTGGATTGACAGAGGTAGTCCTGAGCTTTATATGCCATTTTGAGCAGTTTTAGGCatattcctaaaatttaggagatattcctagattttaggggatgaTTAGGAATTGTCTGGGAGGTGCTCGGAGACTTTTGTCTGGTTCTTAATTTTTAGTAAGAACTTCCAGATCAGCAGCAGTTATGAAGAGGTGCTCATAGCGGTGATGAGTCATCAGGACTCAGTTTCAGGTTCATCAGGATTTTCGTCTACACTTTatgagcatccctagattttagggatgaacGCCCAGTTGGCATTGAGGATTCAGGCTATATCCACTTTTAGGTGGTCATCAACAAAATACAATTTGAGGTTCAATTGAGTGTTTGGGGGAATAAAaggaatattttaatatttcctaagccatgattaaataataataataaagtatgATAATATTTAATCATACATATCATgacttataataaaataaaaagtatgatTATATTTAATCAtacataatataaattattaaaataaagcCACTTTATGCTTCCTAGCGTGGCAACCTTGGTGGTGAAGACTTTAATCATAAAATGACCCTTTTTTATGACTAATGGACCCTCTAAGCTCATCGTACCAAATGGGAGAGCATGTTATAATttaataaagaaaaaattaaatgaaCAAAAGGAGGGAAAAGAGACTTTTATCGAGCTGATTGAGAGGGAAAATGATTTGAAAGTGTTTGAAGGATATAAAGGAAAAAAGTGAACAGATTTGGATTATTATTGAATCTTATGTTTTTGAAGAAAACTTCTGGAGCAGCAGAAGAAGAGTCCTTGGAGCACGCACCAGCATCGAGGCGGCCaattgggacgcaaacc contains these protein-coding regions:
- the LOC131072529 gene encoding uncharacterized protein LOC131072529: MFCKTIFHGGIYRLKYHIAGVRGHDAEPCLKAVLEAVRDCYVMVEEIERKKKQKEDRAAIGRETVLGRGAQLGCVGGPSSLPPYRPTQFATIGASVSDSASISGSATATSHAPTTSSCSGNVTIGPRIRKSRLDSFFVPRTTPGSQPSLEGMGWNKEVHDAAKMAVGRFWSYSCIPFFVARSPYWQQMVDAITICGAGFKAPSESDLRGPILSQMVDDVKKDLDEQRQIWSTKGCTIMTDGWTDRRNRTLLNFLVSSACD